In Streptomyces sp. NBC_00704, a genomic segment contains:
- a CDS encoding methylmalonyl-CoA mutase family protein — protein sequence MTVLPDDGLELAGEFPDATHEQWQRLIAGVLRKSGKDVGEAHAEEALSTALEDGLRTRPLYTAHDRAPEPGYPGFAPYVRGGRPEGNTAGGWDVRQRHAAADGGAVLADLENGVTSLWLVVGEGGVPVTSLAQVLDGVLLDLAPVVLDAGAEVEPAAREFLRLCAERGVAADAVRGNLGADPLGHEARTGRAADFGPAAGLARRCAEEYPGLRALTVDALPYHEAGGSAAQELGASLATGVAYLRELTAAGLSVGQACRQLEFRYAATADQFLTIAKLRAARRLWARVAEVCGAPGADAQLQHAVTSPVMMSRRDPWVNMLRTTVATLAAGAGGADAVTVLPFDDALGLPDAFARRIARNTSTILIEESHLARVIDPAGGSWYVERLTDELARAGWEFFQGIERDGGQAAVLRSGSLPRALADTWQARGAGIAERREPVTGVSEFPFLAEKPVVRERGPEPRSGGLPRVRRDEAFEALRARSDAHLAATGARPRIHLAALGPAAAHTARLTFAANLFQAGGVEPVVGGAFEDSGATEVCLCSSDALYEEQAEAEAARLRAAGAAHVFLAGRPASYAGVDAYVFAGCDAVAVLSATLDRMGVVS from the coding sequence ATGACGGTCCTGCCTGACGACGGGCTTGAGCTGGCCGGCGAGTTCCCTGACGCCACCCACGAGCAGTGGCAGCGCCTCATCGCGGGCGTGCTGCGCAAGTCGGGCAAGGACGTCGGGGAAGCTCACGCCGAGGAAGCCCTGTCCACCGCGCTGGAGGACGGGCTGCGCACCCGTCCCCTCTACACCGCGCACGATCGCGCACCCGAGCCGGGCTACCCCGGGTTCGCTCCGTATGTGCGGGGCGGCAGGCCGGAGGGCAACACCGCCGGGGGGTGGGACGTGCGGCAGCGGCACGCCGCCGCCGACGGCGGCGCGGTGCTCGCGGACCTGGAGAACGGCGTCACCTCCCTGTGGCTGGTCGTGGGCGAGGGCGGCGTTCCCGTGACCTCGCTCGCGCAGGTCCTCGACGGCGTCCTTCTCGACCTGGCCCCCGTCGTGCTCGACGCCGGCGCCGAAGTCGAGCCCGCCGCACGGGAGTTCCTGCGGCTGTGTGCGGAGCGGGGCGTCGCCGCGGACGCGGTGCGCGGCAACCTGGGCGCGGATCCCCTCGGTCACGAGGCCCGCACGGGCCGGGCGGCCGACTTCGGCCCGGCGGCCGGGCTCGCCCGGCGGTGCGCCGAGGAGTATCCGGGGCTTCGGGCGCTGACGGTGGACGCGCTGCCCTACCACGAGGCGGGCGGCTCGGCGGCGCAGGAGCTGGGCGCCTCGCTGGCGACCGGTGTGGCGTACCTGCGGGAGCTGACCGCGGCCGGGCTGAGCGTCGGCCAGGCCTGCCGACAGCTGGAGTTCCGGTACGCGGCGACGGCGGACCAGTTCCTGACGATCGCGAAGCTGCGGGCCGCGCGCCGGCTGTGGGCGCGGGTCGCCGAGGTGTGCGGGGCGCCGGGCGCCGACGCACAACTGCAGCACGCCGTGACCTCTCCGGTGATGATGTCGCGCCGGGACCCGTGGGTGAACATGCTGCGCACCACGGTCGCCACCCTCGCGGCGGGCGCGGGCGGCGCGGACGCCGTCACGGTGCTGCCCTTCGACGACGCGCTGGGGCTGCCGGACGCGTTCGCCCGGCGGATCGCCCGCAACACCTCCACGATCCTCATCGAGGAGTCGCACCTGGCCCGGGTGATCGACCCGGCCGGCGGCTCCTGGTACGTGGAGCGGCTGACGGACGAACTGGCCCGTGCGGGCTGGGAGTTCTTCCAGGGGATCGAGCGCGACGGCGGTCAGGCCGCCGTGCTGCGCTCGGGGAGTCTGCCGCGGGCCCTGGCCGACACCTGGCAGGCGCGCGGCGCGGGGATCGCCGAGCGGCGCGAGCCCGTCACCGGCGTGAGCGAGTTCCCGTTCCTCGCCGAGAAGCCGGTGGTGCGCGAGAGGGGGCCCGAGCCGCGCTCCGGCGGTCTGCCGAGGGTGCGTCGTGACGAGGCCTTCGAGGCGCTGCGGGCGCGCTCCGACGCCCATCTCGCGGCGACCGGCGCACGGCCGCGGATCCACCTGGCGGCGCTCGGACCGGCCGCCGCGCACACCGCGCGGCTGACGTTCGCCGCCAACCTGTTCCAGGCGGGCGGCGTCGAGCCCGTCGTCGGGGGCGCGTTCGAGGACAGCGGCGCCACCGAGGTGTGCCTGTGCTCCAGTGACGCGCTGTACGAGGAGCAGGCCGAGGCCGAGGCCGCGCGGCTGCGGGCCGCCGGCGCCGCGCACGTGTTCCTCGCCGGGCGTCCGGCGTCGTACGCCGGCGTCGACGCGTACGTGTTCGCGGGCTGTGACGCCGTCGCGGTGCTGTCCGCCACCCTCGACCGCATGGGAGTTGTGTCCTGA
- a CDS encoding VOC family protein, which yields MTVRRVVPVLRSESVEESREFYGLLGFEEVMNHGWITTLAAPSAPQAQISFMTADLTAPVTPDLSVEVDDVDAAYALVRAGGAEIVHPLQDEEWGVRRFFVRDPAGRVVNVLSHR from the coding sequence ATGACCGTTCGTCGTGTCGTGCCCGTCCTCCGCTCGGAGTCGGTCGAGGAGAGCCGTGAGTTCTACGGGCTGCTGGGCTTCGAGGAGGTCATGAACCACGGCTGGATCACGACGCTCGCCGCGCCCTCCGCGCCGCAGGCGCAGATCAGCTTCATGACGGCCGACCTGACCGCGCCCGTCACACCGGACCTGAGCGTGGAGGTGGACGACGTGGACGCCGCCTACGCGCTCGTGCGCGCCGGCGGCGCGGAGATCGTGCACCCGTTGCAGGACGAGGAGTGGGGCGTCCGGCGCTTCTTCGTCCGCGACCCGGCCGGCCGGGTGGTCAACGTCCTCAGCCACCGCTGA
- a CDS encoding GNAT family N-acetyltransferase has translation MPVLTRLNADHAPAVLAFELANRDYFAAAVGDRGDEFFARYADRHRALLAEQAAGVCVFYVLVAEDGSVLGRFNLYDLEDGVAALGYRVARGVAGRGVATAAVEELCRLAAARHGLRALRAAAANDNAASRKVLVKARFVPTGPAGPADVGGKPGTWYRRDLAPRTPGQWPSR, from the coding sequence GTGCCCGTGCTGACGCGGCTGAACGCCGACCACGCTCCCGCGGTGCTGGCCTTCGAGCTGGCGAACCGCGACTACTTCGCCGCCGCGGTCGGCGACCGCGGCGACGAGTTCTTCGCCCGGTACGCCGACCGTCACCGCGCGCTGCTGGCCGAGCAGGCGGCCGGCGTCTGCGTGTTCTACGTCCTGGTGGCCGAGGACGGCTCGGTCCTGGGCCGGTTCAACCTGTACGACCTCGAGGACGGCGTCGCCGCACTGGGGTACCGGGTCGCGCGCGGCGTCGCCGGCCGGGGCGTGGCGACGGCGGCCGTGGAGGAGCTGTGCCGGCTGGCGGCGGCACGGCACGGACTGCGCGCCCTGCGGGCGGCCGCGGCGAACGACAACGCCGCTTCCCGGAAAGTGCTGGTCAAGGCCAGGTTCGTCCCGACCGGTCCGGCCGGCCCGGCGGACGTGGGCGGCAAGCCGGGCACCTGGTACCGGCGCGATCTGGCGCCACGGACGCCGGGTCAGTGGCCGAGCCGGTAG
- a CDS encoding DUF3224 domain-containing protein — MRASGTFTVADFTPAPVPGPAVETAAPVGVATMTKSFEGEIAGRSATLFTAAYDPSTATGTYVAMESFEGTLHGRAGSFNFAHAASTLGDSRENEYFAVVPGSGTGELTGITGAGGIAVDADGTHRIWFDYRLGH, encoded by the coding sequence ATGCGAGCTTCAGGAACGTTCACAGTCGCCGACTTCACGCCGGCCCCGGTGCCGGGCCCCGCGGTCGAGACCGCCGCGCCGGTCGGGGTGGCCACCATGACCAAGTCGTTCGAGGGCGAGATCGCGGGCCGTTCGGCCACCTTGTTCACGGCCGCCTACGACCCGTCCACCGCCACGGGCACGTACGTCGCCATGGAGTCCTTCGAGGGGACCCTGCACGGCCGGGCGGGCTCCTTCAACTTCGCGCACGCCGCGTCCACCCTGGGTGACAGCCGGGAGAACGAGTACTTCGCCGTCGTGCCGGGCAGCGGGACCGGCGAACTGACCGGGATCACCGGCGCCGGCGGCATCGCCGTCGACGCGGACGGCACCCACCGGATCTGGTTCGACTACCGGCTCGGCCACTGA
- a CDS encoding PP2C family protein-serine/threonine phosphatase, with amino-acid sequence MTEPQIDYAAVFHALPGMVALLTPDLVYADANDDFLRLAGRTREQLLGRYIFDVFPENPNDPAAAGMRETRESMLRVVDTGERDTMALLRYDIEDPLRPGVWQEHYWSPVNAPVHDADGQVVLVVHRVEEVTELIHARGGRDRGDRGRVLEAELYTRARELQEVNERLRRAHAREREVALALQAAMLPAPGPTGPHEAAVRYRPAVGALNVCGDWYDLVDLPDDNLAVAVGDVVGHGLAAACVMGQLRSALSAACRVADGPARALEAVGLYARFVEGAEATTVVTTFIDRESRTITYSCAGHPPPALVRPDGAVTFLDRATDPPLAARPEHLPRPQARLAFVEGSTLVLYTDGLIERRGEDIDRGLARLAESLAHHRHRAPETLADALLGDLLPASGTTDDTALIVLRL; translated from the coding sequence GCCCTGCCCGGCATGGTGGCGCTGCTGACGCCGGACCTGGTGTACGCCGACGCCAACGACGACTTCCTGCGGCTGGCCGGGCGCACCCGCGAGCAGCTGCTGGGCCGCTACATCTTCGACGTCTTCCCCGAGAACCCGAACGACCCGGCGGCGGCCGGCATGCGGGAGACCCGGGAGTCGATGCTGCGCGTGGTCGACACCGGCGAGCGCGACACCATGGCACTGCTGCGCTACGACATCGAGGACCCCCTGCGGCCCGGCGTATGGCAGGAGCACTACTGGAGCCCGGTGAACGCGCCCGTCCACGACGCGGACGGGCAGGTGGTGCTCGTGGTGCACCGGGTGGAGGAGGTCACCGAGCTCATCCACGCCCGCGGCGGCCGCGACCGCGGCGACCGGGGCCGGGTGCTGGAGGCCGAGCTGTACACCCGGGCCCGTGAACTGCAGGAGGTCAACGAGCGCCTGCGCCGGGCGCACGCCCGTGAGCGGGAGGTCGCCCTGGCGCTTCAGGCGGCGATGCTGCCCGCGCCCGGTCCGACCGGGCCGCACGAGGCGGCCGTCCGCTACAGACCCGCCGTCGGCGCGCTCAACGTCTGCGGCGACTGGTACGACCTGGTCGACCTGCCCGACGACAACCTGGCGGTCGCCGTCGGCGACGTCGTGGGCCACGGTCTCGCGGCCGCCTGCGTCATGGGTCAGCTGCGCAGCGCCCTGAGCGCCGCCTGCCGCGTGGCCGACGGCCCGGCCCGGGCCCTGGAAGCCGTCGGCCTGTACGCGCGCTTCGTCGAGGGCGCCGAGGCGACGACCGTCGTGACGACGTTCATCGACCGCGAGAGCCGCACCATCACGTACAGCTGCGCGGGCCATCCGCCGCCCGCCCTGGTGCGCCCCGACGGCGCGGTCACGTTCCTCGACCGGGCGACCGATCCCCCGCTGGCCGCCCGTCCCGAGCACCTGCCCCGGCCGCAGGCCCGGCTCGCCTTCGTCGAGGGCAGCACCCTGGTCCTGTACACCGACGGCCTCATCGAGCGCCGTGGCGAGGACATCGACAGGGGTCTGGCCCGCCTCGCCGAATCCCTCGCCCACCACCGCCACCGCGCTCCCGAGACGCTGGCGGACGCGCTTCTGGGCGACCTGCTGCCCGCCAGCGGCACCACGGACGACACCGCCCTGATCGTCCTGCGGCTGTGA